In the Nicotiana tabacum cultivar K326 chromosome 16, ASM71507v2, whole genome shotgun sequence genome, one interval contains:
- the LOC107820123 gene encoding histone H4 yields MSGRGKGGKGLGKGGAKRHRKVLRDNIQGITKPAIRRLARRGGVKRISGLIYEETRGVLKIFLENVIRDAVTYTEHARRKTVTAMDVVYALKRQGRTLYGFGG; encoded by the coding sequence ATGTCAGGCCGTGGAAAGGGAGGCAAGGGATTAGGAAAGGGAGGAGCGAAACGACACCGTAAGGTATTACGTGACAATATTCAGGGAATTACAAAGCCTGCTATTAGGAGGCTAGCTAGAAGAGGTGGAGTGAAGAGAATTAGCGGATTGATTTACGAAGAGACACGTGGAGTGTTGAAGATCTTTCTGGAAAATGTGATTCGTGATGCTGTGACTTACACTGAGCACGCTAGGAGAAAGACTGTTACTGCTATGGATGTTGTTTATGCGCTTAAGAGACAGGGTAGGACTCTTTATGGATTTGGTGGTTAA